The DNA segment AAAGTGGAAAGCATTTGTGCAAGACTAAGAAACGAATCCTCCGATGCTCTAATCCGGGCTTGCGCTAAAACAGCCTCCCCCGTTTCCTTCGGCCAGGGATACATTCGGCAAGCGGGTCTTTGGCGAGTGGGGTAAGCAAACACCCAATACCCAATCTATTCGCCCACcagaacaaacgaacaaaaaaaaaaacaaaatcatgtgcTCACCATGTTCGCCTACCGGCCTTACCGGTTTGCGGACGCTGTTGGATTTTATGTgtagtgcgttttttttcttcttcttttgtttaattttatatgtgttccaTCTGTTCATTCAcggtgtgtggttgttgtgcagTGCTGTAGGACAGGCCGTTAGTACGAGCAGCTTGTTGTGTTTCGTTGCTGCAGAGCGAATCATAGTGCTAGGAGCGCGTGTAGATAAGGGCGTGCGCGCGAGAGTGTCGTTGGAgccgtgttttttgtttccccgATTTTTACCCACATTTGCGCGATCGAATGGACAGTGTTCAGCGAAAGGATCCCTTTAAGCTTACCATATAGGCATATTAAACGCTTACTCAGCAGAACGTTGTTAGGGTGGTACTGGATcagccacacatacacacccttACCCatgagagggagagatagagaaagagaaaaaaaagagagagaatcaCACGGTTTTTAGTCATTTATGAGAAATTCTGTTcagtgtgttcttttttttctattctgtTTGCGTTTGCGCTCGCTACACGGAGCTTCGGttgatgtttgtgttgttacagcttttaatttttaaaacaaatatatatattatacgTAGGAAAAGGATTGCGATATGCATATATTTTTCACTccgataaaaacaaacaatttgcgGTTGTGCATAGAGCGTGTTGTTGTATATTGACCGGCGTGTTCCCTTTCGCCCCAATGAGATCATCGATGGAAGATGTTGACCGttcgcttccttttttttttttttggtgctttcGGTGAGGAAAACTAATGTAATGTGCaactaaaacacacaccaacaacatATTTGCAGCTTTCTAATTGGAAAATGGCAACGGTACGCTTAAACTCATGTCCCGGTTAGGCCAGAAACGTGTACATCACAAGGTGGCCGAATGAGGTgttccgcgtgtgtgtgtgtgttgcagatTGCAAAGTGAATAAACTGTAGCATGAAAAATTCTAATTCTAAAGATAGTAAAAGTATGGATATTTTACGTTTATGTATAGTAACTTTAgaaagaaaaccaaacaatTTCTGGTCAATGTCTTCggtttcgttggttttattcttataaacaaaaaaagtgatCATGATTCGTTGAAAAGTACGCTCACTTACAATCTGACGTcaaacaaaaaggtaaaacagaagcaaaaaaaaaacagaactggGAATGAAGGACGACTCAATCGTCCTCGTACTCAATCGTCGCGCTGGTTCCACTCCTTTCCGATCTACCGCTGCCATCGCTTGTTTGCACTGTCTTTAACcgctttttaaaaaataaataagtctaagaaaaaaacatagttTTCCTCGCTAACAGTAGTTCAACCTCGCAACCgggcaccgtttttttttactccgGCTGGCGGTAGACACCGTTGAACAGCACCGACCGGGTGCCGTAGTCGTAGATGAGGAAAACGAACGGATGGTTGCAGTGGAACATGGCCGGATCGGCCGGGCGGGACGACCGGAACGAGAACGCAACGGTAGCGGACGCAGCCACCGAACCTTCCTCGTTGACCTCGATCTTGGACTTTTGCAGCACCTCGTCGAACAGGATCGGTTCGCGGCCGTCCGTGAACGCGTCAAAGTTGGCCCCCTGGTCGAACAGCTGGCCCAGGCCCATCCGCTCCAGCACCGGCTTCATGCCGACCGTCTTCTCGATGCTGAACTTGGGCAGCTTCACGTCGACCTTGCGCGAAATGCCCTCGTTTACCACCTCGTGCAGGATGTCGGTTTCGGCGGCCAGCCGGCTGAGCAGCTTGGACAGTGCGTTCGGTTCGGCCGGCGGCAGGAAGACAAACATCGACACCTGATTGTCGGGATTGGCGGCGCCCTGCTGGTACGGCCCATCGTCGGCATTGTCTGCGCTGGGGCCAGCACTGTACGGGAGCTCGAGAATGTGGCAGCCGAGCTTTTCGTTGGCAGCTGGAAGGAAACGGCGAGCGTGTGATTAGTGATACAGCGGACTCCAACCGGGGTCAAAGGTGAGAATAGGCCTCAACGCACCATGGCTGAACGTTCCCTCGACGTGCATCATGTCGACGAACTTCTGCTGGTCGGCGGACACGTAAAAGATTTCCTTGTTCGTTTCGGCCGCCTTAAACTTGGTCTGCCACGTGCCCTGTGagtgaaatgaagaaaaaaggaaaaaggattAACGTCTGAAGCATTCAAATCGCTTCCTCACCACCATTCCTTTACCTTAAAGTAGGCCGCATTCGCGACCGCCAGCTTGGTGTTGCGCGTGATCGCTCCCGGCTCGAGCAGATCCTTAATCTGGCCGCGGGTCGCATTCTCCACCCACCGGTTAATGTACGCCCGCTGCTCGTCCGGCTGCGTCTGGTAGTCGAGCAGCTCGATCgtgtcggcaaacttttgctGCACGCAGGTCGACACGGGAATCTGCCGGCCGAAGAACAGCTTGTCGGCCGAGCTGAAGCCGACGGCATTGCTTTCGCTGAACCGACCCCGCAGCGACTTCCGGGCGGTATCGTACGCCTCGTACACGGTCGTCTTGCTGTCGGCCCACTGCAGGTTGAGGCTGGTGCGGAGCAGCTTCTCGGTCGTGTCGCGCGCCCCGAAGTacatcatcagcagcacatTGTACAGGCTGTAGGGTGAGAAGAAGAGGTTTTCGTTCGGCGTGGCCGTGTTGATCGCGTCCAGCAGCCGCAGGGTAAAGATCGATTCGCCCTTGTACAGGCGGCTGCGCGACTGCTCGAGATCGGTCGCCTTTTCCACCTTCTTCTCATCGCCCGGCGAGCATTGGCCGTTGGTGCCGTGGTGGGGCACGATCAGCAGGGTTAGGAGCAGAAGGGGAGCAACCGTGCCCAGATGGGTGGAAAGTTTCATGTTTGCCCGTTTGGTGGTGGCGTTCCTGCGTGgataaaaagagaagaaattGTACAGAGGATTAGTAATTTCATCGCGTAAAGCATGAAAGCTCACATCCGGAtcaaaaaatgcttttaaatCCAGCGTAAAATCCCCAAGGATCGTGCCTCAAGGATGGGAAACATTGAGCGCTTCATTTGTGCTTCAACGATCGAGCTCTGTAGCGCTCTCGGTAGTTTTTTGAGACATGATGCTATGCGTCTACCGGCGCACTCACACGGTCATGGTCAAGTGTTGCGTAGCAGCCGCATTGACGTGCATGGGATTGATTAATGAGGGAATTCCCCAACAGCTGTGGGGCAATGCCGTACACTTACTTCCCACTTAGCGCCAATAAACGATTCAATGCCGTTGGAGAGTGTTTCATCTTAATTActtcttgttttatttacttGAAAGCAGTTTAGgaataaaatagaaataaaatcaaattaaatttccgATCTCATGCGAAAGGTGCACCGATAGAAGAGATGGAAACTAGTGGTCATGTCAAAAGGGTATCTCGCTTAAACGCATGCATAATTAATAGCTTCCTATTCGAATCCAATCATTCCGTGCTTTCTGTATAGAATGGTGCTTTCTGATTAGAATGGTGCCCTCTTGCATCACTTCATCACGGATGCACTTCAGTCGATTTACTTTTGTACCGCCATAGAatgatttccttttttgcctacttaaaaaaatagaaaataaattttgtAGCAAAACTACAGGGTGTGGTAATCATCGCGCGATAACGCGTCTATTTTGATTTCTTTGAAAAATGCTCATCGACcgatgctgcttttgctgctgttgtttggcCTTGGGCAATTGACCGTATCAGAGTTTAGAGGGGGGGAAAGAACCGATAAGAAGGTCATCTCGaagtgatttgttttgtgtctTTTTACTCTGACTTTCTCACTTCGAAGAACACCAGCTTAATTACGAGTGTATTGCATTCTGTTAAGGCCAGTCATGTACAAAATTGTAATATAAAATGCAGAAGCTTTTTGaaaccaaattaaaaaaatgccttaatttttgtatagtttcaaatttatgttttaaaatcaattgcatAACACTGGTGtatagtttaaaaaataataacaaatggGGGCTTTACCCCAACACATAACGGTACTTTGTAATGCAAACAGTGGATGCGGGAACGATCTATTTAGATAAATGACAAAGGTTTGAGGACAGCAAACCGgtattgcttttttctttgttgttgtaCCATTTGTTAATGCAATTTAAATGAGCACAATAACGAGCATTTTTTCACGACGCAGTTTTAACCGTCATGCCCGGTTGCTTCCAGTGCAAGGAGCAATGAGAGACATTTAAATGTTGTGTTATatttgtgtctgtttttttttttgtatttttttgtttgttttgcggtGACgtaaaatgtgaaaattgttgcaaataaataagtaaCAAATTTGCAAATATATTTGAATTATCTGTTTCAAGAACATATCGCTTTAAAAGCATTGTTTCCCTCTCTGGTTGAATGACTTATAAatggcaagcaaaaaaaaagaagaaagaaggttATGTGAGTTCGATTCCACGGCCAAACTGATGGGTGCGAAcaaaagaaatagaaaaaagcgCTCCAATTGTTGAATACACATGAACATAATTCATTTGTTGTACGAAAACCGCAAACAATCGACGCGATCGTAGGAAATTAAACCTGCGATCACGTGTTACACCGCTGCCTTCTCGAGCTTGGTGCAGTGTGCCGACGGGGAAAGGGGAAAGACTGCACCTGCACGCTGCAAAGTGCATCATGTCTCTTCGGCGCTACATGAAACTGCTCCACTGCTACATGAAATTCGGCCTCAAACGGTCGGCTATGCGGATGTGTTTTGTACAAACACCAGGAAAACTTTGCTGGGAAATTCTCATTCCACTGTGTTACCATCCTAAAGGTGTAAGGAAACCACTTTCTTTGGGAATTTGAATGGCAACATATGTACAGTGCACATGATCGATACACAATGCATCGAAACATCCGCCCGGGTTGTGTTGGTGGCAGTGTGCAAAGTTTCCCCCAAACTTTCCCAAACGGAACTGCGGTTTGCAAAATCCGCCCGCATAACCCGCACTAACCGGGAATGCGCCCGACGGTGACGGAGGCTAGGCCTCGAGGGGTAAGGTAGGTGGTTGTGAGTCATGAGTCACTTTCATTGCACGTAACAAGCGTGTGGGAGGTGAAACAATGCTCCTCGAAACATGTCGGTTGTGTGGCAGAAACAGCAGAGCATTCGAGAGGGTAGGGAGGGCGAGGGGGTGTGGGTGGTCATACTGTTACAGCGATACAGTCCGAAATACGGGCGCCGTAATTTGAATATCAAGtccttgaaaacaaaaatgcaaattttgtattacaaaaaaaatctcctCCCCGTAACAGTGGGGAGGTCTCCTTGGGTGGAAGGGACGCAATGGATTAAGTCCGAAAACGAGCTTTGGTGACGTTTTTGTGCAACCAATTATTTTCCTGTAGGTATTTAGCAATTATCCAATAGGAATCTCGAAACATTTTACCCATGTGTTTACCAATTTGATTTCACTCTTAGTGGAGTGTTCCACCTAACAACGCTTCGTAGAAACTTAACTGAACCTATGGATGCCGGAATTAATCGCActccccttccctccccaTTCCGCGTGTGCGACGACAACGTTTCGTCACGCACTGTGGGCTATCGAATGCAAACGAACCTTTCatggcacacacaaaaaaaaaaacaacacgcacacccaaacacaaacacaactacGCGGACCTCTACAAACGAACCGTGGCCGCCTACAAACAACATGGCTCATAAGTCGGTTGCGCGTTTGACTCATCCAAACCTTCCACCCGCTTTGCATTGCCCACCTACACACAGCCATCCGACGCGATAAAATGCATTCGAAGTGGTAACGGACATTGGGTCATCCTCGGTGGATGTGCTACTGGACGCCATTATGTAACTTGGATAGCGGTTGCCTGGTTTTGGGAAGGCCAaactgtgcgtgcgtgtgtgtgcaaacacagacagacacactcacaccctgTCTAGGCCCTTCCgtcaaacaaaatcaaagccTGCTGCGTTGGTGGGGTGGTGGGCAGCTTGTGTTTGCCGCGTCGAAACGGGGTTGGAAAGGAAAGGTTGCAATCGCCTTTGTGGCCTTTTTTCCTGGCTTTCCTTCATTCTCTCGTTCGTGTTTCATGTTTATTACTTAACCCACCACCGTAAGCACCCCTTCGCACccctcatacacacacacacacgcacatacaggGACCGGATctttggcacacacacacgcgcgatcAGAGTGAGAGTTTGTGCTGCGGTTCAATGCGTCATCTCAACGTCCTCTTTCACAACCACCTCGCTTCGACCTCCACCTTATGTATACCCGTCCGTGTTATGCGATAATTTGTGCAGCTTTACTGGGGTGGTGTCTgaaggagaggggggggggggaggaaccGAAGCAGTTTCACTTTCAGTTGCTTTCTTCCGCAACCAGAAGCAGCTGCGTTACGGAAGCTGGGGCCGGAGTTGCTCTTCCGTTAC comes from the Anopheles coluzzii chromosome 2, AcolN3, whole genome shotgun sequence genome and includes:
- the LOC120950260 gene encoding serine protease inhibitor 88Ea-like, which encodes MKLSTHLGTVAPLLLLTLLIVPHHGTNGQCSPGDEKKVEKATDLEQSRSRLYKGESIFTLRLLDAINTATPNENLFFSPYSLYNVLLMMYFGARDTTEKLLRTSLNLQWADSKTTVYEAYDTARKSLRGRFSESNAVGFSSADKLFFGRQIPVSTCVQQKFADTIELLDYQTQPDEQRAYINRWVENATRGQIKDLLEPGAITRNTKLAVANAAYFKGTWQTKFKAAETNKEIFYVSADQQKFVDMMHVEGTFSHAANEKLGCHILELPYSAGPSADNADDGPYQQGAANPDNQVSMFVFLPPAEPNALSKLLSRLAAETDILHEVVNEGISRKVDVKLPKFSIEKTVGMKPVLERMGLGQLFDQGANFDAFTDGREPILFDEVLQKSKIEVNEEGSVAASATVAFSFRSSRPADPAMFHCNHPFVFLIYDYGTRSVLFNGVYRQPE